The following is a genomic window from Hydrogenobaculum sp. Y04AAS1.
TAAAGATAGAGCTATTGACCGCAGTCCAATCAGAGAAAACCACCAAAAGCTTTTATGGAAAGATAATTCTTGAAACTCTCATAAACGATACAAAAGCAAAGGATCAGCATGGTAAGAGCTTGGTAAGAACCAATTCTCAATTTACTTTAAGAGACATAGGATTAAGAGATATATATGTAAAGCTTAGATCTATGGAAGGTCTCGTTCAGGAAATGGCTGATATCATACAGCGCTCTAGAGCCTACTTTGAAGCTTACTTCCAGGATATCGCAAGATTTGATCTGTCTAAAGTAGGTAGGGTTAAAATAAACGCCAAAATCTATATACACAAAAGAGAGCTTACAGAAAAAGACTTGGAAATTTTTGATGAGCTTCCGGTTTTAGAGTTGGCTAAAGATTATGATAACTACAAAGAAGGCACCATCTTAACAAAGGATATTTTTGAGTATATCTTAAAATCTCATAAAACTATAGAGGTAAGGGATTATACTGGCTTAGAAGCAAGGTTCTTAAATCATAAAGATCTGGTAAATGCAATTAAATATTTGTTAAAGGTAAGGTTTGGTAAGGAAAAGAAAGATGATATTGCTCACCTCGGCAACAGAAGAGTAAGACCGATAGGCGAGCTCTTAGAAAACCAAGCTCGCATAGGCATAGCTAGAATGTTGAAATCCTTTAGGGATAAAGTTGCTACGATAAACCCAGAAGATCCTACGATAAAAGCTCAAGACTTGGTAAACTCTAGATATCTTGTATCTTCTATGTTTGAATTTTTAAAAGGTGGTCAACTTTCTCAATATCTTGATAATTCAAACCCTTTATCTTCCTTAACGCATAGAAGAAGATTATCTGCTTTGGGACCTGGTGGTTTAACCAGAGAGAGTGCTAAATTTGAAATAAGAGACGTTCATCCTTCTCACTACGGTAGACTTTGCCCTATAGAGACCCCTGAAGGTCAGAATATAGGTCTTGTGACTTCTATGACCACTTACGCTCAAACCAACGAGTACGGGTTCTTGGTAACTCCTTATAGGAAAGTTGAGAACGGTATTGTGACAGATCAAATAGAGTTTTTAGCTGCTTATGAAGAAGAAAACTTTGTAATAGCGCAAAGCACCCCTACAGATCAAAAAGGTAAGATATTGGGCGATAGGTTAATAGCTCGTTATAAAAATGATATTCAGATTGTAAAACCATCCGACGTAAACTATATAGACGTTTCTCCAAGGCAAATAATATCGGTATCGGCTTCTCTGATTCCGTTTCTAGAACATGACGATGCAAATAGAGCTTTGATGGGTTCCAACATGCAAAGACAGGCAGTACCTCTTATATTTACACAAGCTCCTTTGATAGGTACAGGAATGGAATCAAAAGTGGCTATAGATAGTGGTGCTGCCATTTTAGCCAAAAGAGGTGGTGTGGTAGAAGAGGTAGATTCAAATCGTATTGTTATAAGGGTAAATCCGAATGAGATAAATGAAAAAGACCCTCTTGATATGGGTATAGATGTTTATAAGCTTTTAAAATTTACAAAAACAAACCAAAACACATCTGTAAATCAAAGACCAATAGTATATAAAGGTCAAAAGATAAAGAAGGGCGATTGTATAGCAGATGGTCAATCTACCTTTATGGGTGAGTTGGCTCTTGGAAAAGATTTGCTTGTTTGTTTTATGCCGTGGCGTGGTTATAACTTTGAGGATGCTATAGTAATATCGGAAAGATTGGTGAAAGAAGATGTGCTTACTTCTGTTCATATAGAAGAACTTAAGGCAGAAGCCAGGGAAACAAAGATAGGTGATGAAGAGATAACTAGACAAGTGCCTGGGGTATCAGAAAAAGCGTTGGCTTATCTTGATGAGTACGGTATAGTTAAGGTTGGTACATATGTAAAACCAGGCGATATATTGGTGGGTAAGGTTACTCCCATTGGAGAAACTCAGTTAACTCCAGAGCAAAAACTCTTACAAGCTATCTTTGGTGAAAAGACTAGAGATGTTAAAGACTCCTCTCTAAGATGCCCACCGGGTATTGAAGGTGTTGTGGTAGATGTGCAGGTGTTTACCAGAAAGTTAAGCGAAAGCAAGAAAAACCCTCTAGTAGAGCATGTAGAGCAAGAAGAGAAAAACCGCATAAAGAAAGAGAAAGAGTTCATGCTTAACCTAGTTATAGAAAAGCGTAACGAGATAGTAAAAGACCTTGTCATTGGTAAGGTTATAAACAAACCTATAAAGTTGGCTAAAAAGACTTACGAAGAGGGCACTGTAATAGATGAAGCTCTTTTTGACAACATAGCCAATTTTGTTATAACGAAGCCAGAAAACTTTTTCTCCGATAAGAAGCTTATAAAGAAGATAGAAGAAATAAGAGATAAAGCTCAAGCTCAACGTAAGGTTATAGATAAGATATACGAAGAAAAGATAGAAAATGTTGGAAAACAAAGCGATTTACCAAGCGGTGTGATAACGATGGTAAAAGTCTACATAGCTCAAAAGCGTAAAATAAGGGTAGGGGATAAAATGGCTGGTAGACACGGGAACAAAGGTGTTATATCTGTAGTGCTTCCAGTCGAAGATATGCCATTTTTACCAGATGGTACTCCCGTAGACGTAGTGTTGAACCCTCTTGGTGTGCCATCTCGTATGAACGTTGGTCAAATTTTGGAAACGCATCTTGGAATGGCTTCAAAATACATAGGTAAGAAAGTTCAAGAGATGATAGACGAATATTTTAATAGAGACGAAATAACGGAGTATATAGCTAGTATTTACGCCATAGGTGATAAGAACAACGAGAATAAAAATTTCATCAAGAACATGCTAAAAAGCTTATCCGATGAAGAGTTTAAAAACGTTGTGAGTTTTGTTGCTCAAAACGGCATTCCTATAGCTACTCCAGCTTTTGAAGGTTGTAGCGAAGATGACTTGAAAACGCTACTCAAAGAAGCTGGTTTGCCAGAGGATGGTAAATTTGTGTTGTACGACGGTAGGACTGGTGAGCCTTTTGATTTTAGAGTTACCACAGGTTATATGCATATGTTGAAGTTGATACATATGGTAGAAGATAAGATACATGCTCGTTCCACTGGTCCTTACTCTTTAGTAACGCAGCAGCCTCTTGGAGGTAGGGCTCAATTTGGTGGTCAACGTTTGGGTGAAATGGAAGTGTGGGCGTTGGAGGCTCACGGTGCAGCTTATACGTTACAAGAGATGCTAACGGTGAAATCCGATGATATAGAAGGTAGAAATAGAGCTTATGAATCTATAGTAAAAGGTAAATATTTCTACTCACCTGGTATACCAGAATCTTTCAAAGTTTTAGTAAGAGAATTGAAATCGTTGGGACTAAACGTTGTGTGTGAGAATGGAGAGGCTAAAAGCTGCGATAGTGTTGATTTGGATAAGAAAGAGGAGGAACGTTGATGAAGAGAGGTTTGTTACCTTTTAATAAGATAAAGCTTTTGCTTGCCTCACCAGAGCAAATACTTAGTTGGAGTCATGGAGAGGTTAAGCGTCCTGAGACTTTAAATTACCGCACTCTGAAACCCGAAAAGGAAGGTCTTTTCTGTGCAAAAATATTTGGACCTTTGAAAGATTACGAATGTTTGTGTGGAAAATATAAAGGTAAGAGATTTGAAGGTACTATTTGTGATAGATGCGGTGTTGAAGTAACGAAAGCTTACGTTAGAAGAGAACGATTTGGCCATATAACCCTTGCTACTCCTTGTGCTCATATATGGTTTTTAAAATCTTCTCCGTCTAAGATAGGTGCATTGCTTGGTTTGTCCGCTAGAGATATAGAAAAGGTTATATATTTTGAGTCTTACTTAGTGGTAGAATATCCAACTCCTGACATGGAGGCTACTTTCTCAAATTCAGAAAATACTATCCCTGTTATAAAAGATGGTGTTACTCATCATGTAAAACTGCACGTTGTTACGGAAGAACAATATGAGAAGGAGTTTGCTTACAGTATAGACAACAGGTACGAAAGTGGGATGGGAGCCGAATTTGTAAGATATGTTTTATCTATTTTAGACTTAGAAACGTTTGCTTTTAAACTAAAGAAAATTTTGAAGCCTTACACCTTTGGATTTGAAGATTTGGGTCCAAAGATGGAGCTAGAGCATAAAAAGCTTTACGAAAAGATAATAATGTTTTTAGCAGACAGGGTAAAGCTTTACAGCGTAGGTATCGCTACATCGCTTAACGGTGTTCAGATGTCTATTGAAGACGTGATTCATGGTATTGTAAGTGAGTCAATATATTTAAACATCAAAACTGGTGAAATATCCAATCAGGATTTAGGGGACGATTGGTATACTTCAAAAGATGCTATAAGGTACAGATTTGAATATGTAAGAGGACAAAATCAAAATATCCCTGTTTTTGATAAGATACAAGAAGATGTTAGAAATATAGTTTTAAAGGACTTCTCGGATACAAGGGTTAAAAATTTAGTAAAAACCTTAAAACTTGTAGAAGGCTTTTTGAAATCTTCCAATAGACCAGAATGGATGATATTAACAGTTTTACCGGTAATACCTCCAGAGTTAAGACCACTGGTAGCTTTAGATGGGGGCAAGTTTGCTACATCTGATTTAAACGATCTTTACAGAAGGCTTATAAATAGAAACAATCGCTTGAAAAGGCTTATAGACTTGGATGCCCCAGATATCATAGTGAGAAATGAAAAGAGGATGCTCCAAGAATCAGTGGATGTTCTTATAGACAACGGCAAGAGAGGCAAGGTAGTAAGCCAACACAATAGACCGCTTAAAAGCTTATCAGATTATCTCAAAGGAAAGCAAGGCAGGTTTAGACAAAACCTTTTGGGTAAGAGGGTCGATTACTCTGGTCGTTCTGTCATAGTGGTAGGCCCTTCTTTAAAGATGCACCAGTGCGGTTTGCCAAAGATAATGGCTTTAGAGTTGTTCAAACCTTTTGTTTATAGAAGACTTGAGGAAAAAGGTTATGCCACTTCTATAAAAAATGCTAGGAAGATGGTAGATCAAAAACAGCCAGAAGTATGGGAATGTTTAGAGGAAGTTGTCAAGCAACATCCAGTATTGCTAAACAGAGCTCCTACACTTCACAGGATGTCTATTCAAGCCTTTGAGCCTGTTTTGGTGGAAGGCAAGGCAATTCAACTTCATCCGTTGGTATGCCCTCCATTTAACGCAGACTTTGATGGTGACCAAATGGCTGTGCATGTGCCTCTTGGTATAGAGGCTCAGCTAGAATCTTATATACTTATACTTTCAACCCAAAACATACTCTCACCTGCCAACGGAAGGCCAATTATGTTGCCCTCTCAAGATATGGTGTTGGGACTTTTCTACGCTTCAAATTATGTAAAAGGTGCTAAAGGCGAGGGTAAGGTATTCTTCTCTAAAGAAGATGCGTTTTTGGCTTTTGAAAACAAAAAGATAGATATTCACGCTGTTATAAAGGTGAAGATAGGGGATACTTTTGTAGAGACAAACATAGGTAGACTTCTTATAAATGAGGCATTGCCAAAGGGTTATAGATTTGTGAATGAAGTTCTTGATAAGAAAAGCATATCAAAGCTTATAGCCGATATTCACAAAATTTATGGTTCAGAAATCACTGCTCAAACTCTTGATAGACTCAAGGAATTTGGTTTTGAAATGGCTACAAGGGCTGGAATATCTATAGGTATTGAAGATATGAAGATACCAAAAGCCAAGAAACGTCTTGTAGATAAAGCTTTTCACCAAATGGACGAAGTGCTTGATCAATATAGAAAGGGTATAATAACAAACAAAGAAAGGTACAACAAAACTATAGATATTTGGTCACAAACCACAGAAGATGTTACAAAGGCTATGTTCTCTGAAATAGAAAAATCTGAACAAATAGAAAACGGTAAAAAACTGCCAGGTCTTTTCAACCCTATTTACATGATGGCAAACTCAGGTGCTCGTGGTAACAAAGACCAGTTAAGACAGTTAGCAGGTATGAGAGGTCTTATGGCAAAGCACTCCGGTGAGTTTATAGAAACGCCAATTACTTCAAACTTTAGAGAGGGATTATCTGTATTAGAATACTTCATATCTACTTACGGTGCTAGAAAAGGTCTTGCTGATACCGCTCTAAAGACATCTTTTGCTGGTTATCTAACTAGAAGGCTTGTAGATGTGGCTCAAGATATGGTTATTAGCGAATATGATTGTGGTACTAAAAAATATGAAGTTATAGAAGCAATAGTAGAAAGTGGTGAAGAAAAAATATCTTTGAAAGAAAGGTTGATAGGAAGAGTTTTAGCTGAGGACATATACGATCCAAACAGTAAAGAGCTTATAGCAAAAGCCAACGATGTTTTAGATGAAGAGCTTACAGCTAGAATACAGCAAGCTGGTGTAGTGCAGGTCAAGGCCAGATCAGTACTAAACTGCGAATCTGAAAACGGTATATGCTCTATGTGTTATGGATGGGATTTATCTCAAAGAAAACTTGTTTCTCCTGGAGAGGCTGTAGGTATTATAGCTGCTCAATCTATAGGTGAGCCCGGTACTCAGCTTACAATGAGAACATTCCACATAGGCGGTGCTGCTACAGCTCAAAAGGTCCAGAGTGAACTCATTATAGAAAGTAGTGGTATTATAAAATTCCAAGGTTTAAGGCTTTTAAAGAATAGAAATGGAGGACTTATAAACATATCTCAAGAAGGTGTAATATTTGTATTGGATCCAAACGGAAGGACCATAGAAAGGCATACAGTCCCTTATGCTGCAGAGATTTTGTTTAAAGATGGTTCAGAGGTAAAGCAAGGTGACATAGTGGCAAAATGGGATCCGTTTAACACTTACATAATAGCTGAATCAAGTGGAGAGCTTGTTTTAAAGGATATTATAGTGGATGTTACTGTAAGAGAAGAAAAAGATACTCTTACCGGTAAAACAGCCATAGTTGTATCTTTCCTAAGAGCTAAAGACGCTCAACTGCACTCACCGAGAATAGTTATAAAGTCTGAAGATGGTAATGAGTATTCTTATGATTTACCGGTAAACTCTATATTAAATATACCGTTTGAAAAGCTTAAAACTATATGGGATAAGTGTTTAGCTTGTTCTGAGGCTGAAAAGAATGATGTTCAGCACAATTACTATTATTTAGATAAATTTGTTGTACATCCAGGGGATATTATAGCGCGTATTCCCAAAGAAACTACAAAAGTTAGAGACATAGTAGGAGGTCTTCCAAGGGTTGAAGAGTTGTTTGAAGCTAGGAAGCCTAAAAACCCCGCTATTATATCTGAGATAGATGGTATAGTTAAGATATATGAAGATGCAGATGAGGTTATGGTAATATCGCCAAAAGGCACTAAGAAGTACGATATAAAAAATGAGTTTATTCTGATTAAGCATGGTCAAGAAGTGAAAGAGGGTACCAAAATTACAGATACTATAGTTAGTGATGTTAGTGGTAAAGCTATAGTAAGAGCAAAGGGTAGTAAGATAGTGGTTTACAATAAACAAACAGGCCAAGAAAAAGTTTATTCTGTGCCCAAAGGTAAATTTTTACAAGTAAAGGACGGTGATTATGTAAAAGTTGGTGACCAATTAACAGATGGAACTCCGCTTCTTGAAGAGATACTTAAGATAAAGGGTATAGATGAGCTTCAAAAGTTCTTGTTAAAAGAAGTTCAGATGGTGTATAAGCTTCAAGGTGTTGATATAAACGATAAACATATAGAGATAATAATTCGTCAAATGCTAAGGAAAAGAGTAATAGTAGATCCAGGAGATAGTAGGTTTGTGGCTAACGAAGAAGTTGATGTAATAGAGTTTAACAAAGAAGTGGAAAGAATTAGGAAAGAAGATGGTAAAATACCAAAAGCAGAGCCTATATTGGTGGGTATTACCAAGGCTGCCTTGTCTACTAAAAGCTGGATATCTGCTGCTTCTTTCCAAGAGACTACTAGAGTTTTGACAGAAGCTGCTAGCGAAGGAAAAGTTGATGACTTGTCAGGTATAAAGGAAAATGTTATAATTGGTAATCTTATACCTGCCGGTACTGGTCTTGAAGAGTACAAAAATGTAAAGATAGAGATTGCAGAGCATGTCACCCAGTTTAAGAAGCAAACTTAAAATGCTTGCTTTTTTTGAGCTTTTATGCTAAAATATTAGCTTATTGTTTAGGAGGAGAAAGTAAATGCCAACTGTGAATCAGCTTATAAAAGAAGGACGCGAGAAGATAAAGAAAAAGAGTAAGGCTCCTGCTTTGCAGGGCAATCCTCAGAAAAGAGGCGTTTGCGTACGTGTTTATACTGTAACGCCAAAAAAGCCAAACTCTGCTCTTAGAAAAGTTGCTAGGGTAAGATTGTCAAACGGCATAGAAGTTACTTGTTATATTCCAGGAGAAGGACATAACCTTCAAGAGCACTCTATAGTGCTTGTAAGAGGCGGTAGGGTAAAAGATTTACCAGGTGTTAGATATAAGATAATTCGTGGAGCTTTAGATACTGCCGGTGTTGCCAATAGAAGACAGTCTAGGTCAAAGTATGGTGCTAAGAGGCCTAAAGCTGGTGCCGCTCAAGCTACGAAAGGGGGTAAGAAGTAATGCCTAGGAAAGGAAGAGTTCCAAGAAGAGAGATATTGCCAGATGCTAAATACAACAGTATTATAGTTCACAAACTTATAAACAAAGTTATGAAAGACGGCAAGAAGAGTACAGCCGAATATATAGTCTATACTGCTTTAGAGAGAGTGGCTGAAAAGCTAAATTTATCGCCAGTGGAAGTGCTTGAAAAGGCTCTTGAAAATGTCAAGCCAGTTTGGGAAGTGCGTCCTCGTCGTGTTGGTGGTGCTACTTATCAAGTACCAGTGGAAGTAGAAGAACATAGAAGAGAGTCCTTGGGTATAAAATGGCTTGTGGATGCAGCCAGAGAAAGAGCAAGACACAGGGGTTCTTATACGATGGAAGAAAGGTTGGCAGCAGAAATTATGGACGCCATAGAAAATAAAGGTGCTGCTGTAAAGAAAAAAGAAGATACTCACAGAATGGCGGAAGCTAATAAAGTTTTTGCTCATTTTAAGTGGTAATAGGGAGATAGAATATGCCAAGGACAGTTCCTATTCAAGATTTGAGAAACATAGGTATAGTAGCCCACATAGACGCTGGTAAAACTACTACTACGGAGCGTATACTTTATTATACTGGTAAAACCTATAAAATAGGTGAGGTGCATGAAGGTGCTGCAACGATGGATTGGATGCCTCAAGAAAAAGAAAGAGGCATTACCATTACAGCAGCTACTACGGCTTGCTATTGGGCTGGTAAGCAAATAAACATAATAGATACTCCAGGGCACGTAGACTTCTCTGTAGAAGTTGTAAGGTCAATGCGTGTTTTGGACGGTATCATATTTATATTTTCAGCTGTTGAAGGTGTACAGCCCCAATCGGAAGCGAACTGGAGATGGGCAGATAAATTCAACGTTGCTCGTATAGCTTTTATAAATAAATTAGATAGATTAGGCGCAGATTTTTATAGAGTTTACGATGAGATAGTAAAAAAACTTACGATAAAACCAGTAGCCATTCAAATACCTATAGGTACAGAAGATAATTTTGTTGGTGTCGTAGATCTTATGAATATGAATGCCATTATATGGCTTGAAGAAACCTTGGGTGCGAAATACGAAATAAGGGATATTCCGGAAGAATATAAAGCTAAGGCTCAAGAATGGCGTGAAAAAATGGTGGAATCTATAGCTGAAACGGACGACACTTTAATGGAAAAATATTTGGAAGGTCAAGAGATCAGCACAGATGAGCTAAAGCAAGCTTTAAGAAAAGCTACTATAAATAAACAGTTAGTGCCTGTTTTATGTGGTTCTTCTTTTAAAAATAAGGGTGTTCAACCTCTATTGGATGCTGTTGTAGATTATCTTCCTTCTCCTTTGGATGTTCCTTCGGTGGTTGGAATAAATCCAAAAACAGTTCAAGAAGAAACAAGGCTTCCAGAAGATGATCAACCGTTTTGCGCTTATATTTTCAAAGTAGTATCTGATCCTTATGCAGGTCAGTTAAGCTATTTTAGAGTATTCTCTGGTAAAGTTCAGGCTGGTTCTTATGTGCTAAATTCTACTAAAGATAAAAAAGAGCGTGTTGGAAGACTACTTTTGATGCATGCCAATACAAGAGAAGATATTACAGAGGTTGCCGCCGGTGAGATTGCTGCAGCTGTAGGTGTGGATGCTGCTACTGGTGATACCATATGCGATGAGAAGAGCCCTATTATTTTGGAAAAACTCGAGTTTCCAGAACCTGTTATATCTATGGCTATAGAGCCAAAAACGAAGAAAGATCAAGAGAAACTTTCTCAAGTGTTAAATAAATTCATGAAAGAAGATCCGACGTTTAAAGCCTCTATGGACCCAGAAACTGGGCAAACGTTGATACACGGAATGGGTGAGCTTCATCTTGAAATAATGGTAGACAGGATGAAGAGGGAATACAACATAGAGGTAAACGTAGGTAAGCCTCAGGTGGCTTACAAAGAGGCTATAAAAGGTAAAGCTGTGGCTGAAGGTAAGTTTATAAGACAAACTGGTGGTAGAGGTCAATACGGCCACGTTGTTATAGAGGTAGAACCGTTAGAAAGAGGAAGCGGCTTTGTATTTGAAAATGCTATAGTAGGTGGTGTTATACCAAAAGAGTTTATTCCTCCTGTGGAAGAAGGTATAAAAGAAGCCATGGAGAATGGTGTATTGGCTGGTTATCCGGTGGTTGACGTTAAGGTTAAACTTTTTGATGGTTCTTACCATGAAGTGGACTCTTCTGAAATAGCCTTTAAGATAGCCGGTTCTATGGCTTTTAAAGAAGCTGCTAAGAAAGCTAGTGTAGTACTTTTAGAACCTATAATGGAAGTAGAAGTTGAAACTCCAGATGATTACGTAGGGGATGTTATAGGAGATTTAAACTCAAGACGTGGCAAAATTATGGGTATGGAAAACAAAGGTATTATCACTTCTATAAAAGCCCATGTACCACTCTCTGAAATGTTTGGTTACGCTACTAACCTTAGAAGTTTAACACAGGGGCGTGGTACATTTATTATGAAATTCTCCCATTACAGTGAAGCACCTCAAAGTATTACAGAGAAAGTAGTTGGAGAAAGAACTCATACTTAAAAAGGAGTAGCTTATGGCAAAGGAAAAGTTTGTTAGAGAGAAAGAGCACATCAACGTAGGTACCATAGGTCACGTTGACCATGGTAAATCTACCTTAACATCTGCTATCACCTGTGTGTTAGGTGCTGGTGTATTATCAGGCGGTAAGGCAAAATGCTACCGTTATGAAGAAATAGACAAAGCACCTGAAGAAAAAGAAAGAGGTATTACCATCAACATAACTCACGTTGAATACGAAACACCAAAAAGACACTACGCTCACGTTGACTGTCCCGGACACGCAGACTACATAAAGAACATGATTACAGGTGCCGCTCAAATGGACGGTGCAATACTTGTTGTATCAGCAGCAGATGGTCCAATGCCCCAAACCAGAGAACACGTTTTGCTAGCAAGACAAGTTAACGTCCCTTACATAGTGGTATTTATGAACAAATGCGATATGGTAGATGATCCAGAGCTATTAGATCTAGTAGAGTTAGAAGTAAGAGACCTACTAAACAAGTACGAATTTCCGGGTGATGATGTGCCAATTATAAGAGGTTCTGCTTTAGGAGCCCTTGAAGAACTAGACAAAGGCAAACCAGACAAATGGTGCAATGCAATAGTAGACCTTATGAAAGCCTTAGATGACTATATACCATCTCCTCAAAGAGAAACTGATAAGCCATTCCTAATGCCAATAGAAGATGTCTTTACCATATCTGGTAGAGGTACAGTTGTCACAGGTAGAGTAGAAAGAGGTGTGCTAAAACCAGGCGAAGAAGTGGAAATAGTAGGTCTAAAAGAAGAATCCCTAAAAACTACAGCCACATCTGTGGAAATGTTTAGAAAAATCCTTGACGAAGCATTACCCGGTGACAACGTAGGTGTGTTATTAAGAGGTGTAGGTAAAGACCAAGTAGAAAGAGGTCAAGTCTTAGCAAAGCCAGGTTCTATAACTCCACATAAAAAGTTCAAAGCTCAAGTTTACGTATTGTCAAAAGAAGAAGGTGGTAGACACACTCCATTCTTCCTAAACTACAGACCTCAGTTCTACATAAGAACCGCTGACGTAACAGGTACAGTGGTAAAGCTTCCAGAAGGTCAAGAGATGGTAATGCCTGGTGATAACGTAGAGTTTGAAGTAGAGCTAATACATCCAGTAGCTATGGAAGAAGGCCTTAGATTTGCCATAAGAGAAGGTGGTAGAACAGTTGGTGCTGGTGTTGTCACCAAGATTATAGAGTGAGGCAGAAAGTATGGAGCAGGATAAAATACGTATAAAGCTTAAATCTTACGATTATAAACTTTTGGATCAATCTGTCAAGCAAATAGTGGAAACAGTTAAACGAACGGGAAGCTCCGTAAAGGGGCCGATCCCTCTGCCCACTTCTAGAAGGCGCTGGGTGGTCTTACGTTCACCTCATAAGTTTGATCAATCTAGGGAGCATTTTGAAATCAGAGAGTTCAAGAGGATGTTAGATATAGTAAAGATTACACCACAAACTATAGAATCTCTTATGGAGATAAGTCTTCCAGCTGGTGTTGATATTGAAGTTAAGATGAGAGGTTGAAGATATGATAGGTCTTATAGGTAAGAAACTTGGAATGATGAGAGTTTTTTTAAATGATGGCACAGCTATTCCAGTAACGGCTATTAAAGTAGAACCTAACTATGTGGTTTATATTAAAAGCTCTGAAACAGACGGTTATAATGCCATACAGGTAGGTAGCATTCCTTTAAAGCAAAGTAGATTTAAAAAGCCAATGGTTGGTCATTTTAAGAAAGCCAATTTGACACCTTTAAAATATTTAAAAGAATTTAGAGTAGATGATGTTTCTAGTTTCGCGTTAGGTCAGGAACTAGGTGTTGATATATTTTCACCTGGTGAGTTGGTGGATATAGTGGGAAGGTCAAAGGGTAGAGGTTTTACAGGTACCATGAAAAGATGGGATTTTGGTGGTTTTCCAAAATCTCACGGTCATAGATATCATAGGGCTGTAGGTTCTGTGGGAAATCGTACTGATCCTGGTAGAGTTTGGAAGAGCAAAAGAATGGCTGGAAGACATGGTAACGAAACTATAAGAGTTCAAGCTCTTGTAGTTGTGGATGTTTTAAAGGATAAAGGAATTATTCTTGTGAATGGCTCTGTGCCTGGTCATAAAGATGGAATTGTATATATAGAAAAGAGTCATATTGCCTTTAGGAAGAAAGCTCAAAGGAAGCAGGATCGTTTGTCTTTTATACCATCAAATCTTTTAAGGCAGGAAGTGTGATATGTTGGTGAATGGTGTAGAACTAAGAGATGATGTTTTTAATGTAGAACCTAAAAAGCATATTTTGTGGGATGTGGTTAGATGGCAGCTTGCTAAAAGAAGGCAAGGTACTCATTCCACAAAGACTAGAGCTGAGGTAAATTGTAGCAAGAAGAAGATAATGCCTCAAAAAGGTACTGGTAACGCTAGACACGGTGCCAGATCTGCAAATATATTTGTTGGTGGCGGTGTTGT
Proteins encoded in this region:
- a CDS encoding DNA-directed RNA polymerase subunit beta produces the protein MLKLKHAIPRKFFGRRSELLDLPFLVKVPTESFENFIQFNVPPTKRKEQGLEYILRTSFPFQDTNKNITVEYIGYEIGNWECNKCGYKPETDFLAGADTECPKCKTILSYKEKYTPEECKEKGITYSAPIRIMLRLRKKTKSGEFVDTPKKIYFGEMPMMTPIGTFVINGSERVVVNQLIRSPGIFYSDKEDRQKEGTVSRTIFTASIHPDKGSRIEFELSTNSDIISARIDKKRISAISILRAFGLETAYDILSQFYEDVKAFNVKDGLIIDKNTGEVYKPEDLESHYLFAVLRYTAKIEGTEKEEEFIEERYIEDLNVLNRLIKDERVKIELLTAVQSEKTTKSFYGKIILETLINDTKAKDQHGKSLVRTNSQFTLRDIGLRDIYVKLRSMEGLVQEMADIIQRSRAYFEAYFQDIARFDLSKVGRVKINAKIYIHKRELTEKDLEIFDELPVLELAKDYDNYKEGTILTKDIFEYILKSHKTIEVRDYTGLEARFLNHKDLVNAIKYLLKVRFGKEKKDDIAHLGNRRVRPIGELLENQARIGIARMLKSFRDKVATINPEDPTIKAQDLVNSRYLVSSMFEFLKGGQLSQYLDNSNPLSSLTHRRRLSALGPGGLTRESAKFEIRDVHPSHYGRLCPIETPEGQNIGLVTSMTTYAQTNEYGFLVTPYRKVENGIVTDQIEFLAAYEEENFVIAQSTPTDQKGKILGDRLIARYKNDIQIVKPSDVNYIDVSPRQIISVSASLIPFLEHDDANRALMGSNMQRQAVPLIFTQAPLIGTGMESKVAIDSGAAILAKRGGVVEEVDSNRIVIRVNPNEINEKDPLDMGIDVYKLLKFTKTNQNTSVNQRPIVYKGQKIKKGDCIADGQSTFMGELALGKDLLVCFMPWRGYNFEDAIVISERLVKEDVLTSVHIEELKAEARETKIGDEEITRQVPGVSEKALAYLDEYGIVKVGTYVKPGDILVGKVTPIGETQLTPEQKLLQAIFGEKTRDVKDSSLRCPPGIEGVVVDVQVFTRKLSESKKNPLVEHVEQEEKNRIKKEKEFMLNLVIEKRNEIVKDLVIGKVINKPIKLAKKTYEEGTVIDEALFDNIANFVITKPENFFSDKKLIKKIEEIRDKAQAQRKVIDKIYEEKIENVGKQSDLPSGVITMVKVYIAQKRKIRVGDKMAGRHGNKGVISVVLPVEDMPFLPDGTPVDVVLNPLGVPSRMNVGQILETHLGMASKYIGKKVQEMIDEYFNRDEITEYIASIYAIGDKNNENKNFIKNMLKSLSDEEFKNVVSFVAQNGIPIATPAFEGCSEDDLKTLLKEAGLPEDGKFVLYDGRTGEPFDFRVTTGYMHMLKLIHMVEDKIHARSTGPYSLVTQQPLGGRAQFGGQRLGEMEVWALEAHGAAYTLQEMLTVKSDDIEGRNRAYESIVKGKYFYSPGIPESFKVLVRELKSLGLNVVCENGEAKSCDSVDLDKKEEER